A region from the uncultured Sunxiuqinia sp. genome encodes:
- a CDS encoding ABC transporter ATP-binding protein produces the protein MIKTVNLTKVFRTEDIETSALNQVSLHVQKGEFVAIMGPSGCGKSTLLNIIGLLDNPSGGEYFFDGKEVGQLKERNRTQLRKGNIGFVFQSFNLIDELNVYENVELPLIYLKLKASERKAMVEKVLERMRISHRRKHFPQQLSGGQQQRVAIARAVVANPKLILADEPTGNLDSKNGMEVMNLLTELNREGTTIVMVTHSLHDSEFAHRVVNLFDGQIITEEVKKQLGEVLL, from the coding sequence ATGATAAAAACAGTCAACTTAACCAAAGTATTTCGCACGGAAGATATTGAAACCAGTGCGTTGAATCAAGTCAGCCTGCATGTGCAGAAAGGCGAGTTTGTAGCCATTATGGGGCCATCTGGATGTGGAAAGTCAACTTTGCTCAATATTATTGGCTTACTTGACAATCCTTCGGGTGGAGAGTATTTTTTCGATGGCAAAGAAGTGGGTCAGTTGAAAGAACGCAACCGAACCCAGTTGCGTAAAGGCAACATCGGCTTCGTATTTCAAAGCTTTAACCTGATTGATGAGCTAAATGTATACGAAAACGTAGAGTTGCCGCTCATCTACCTGAAGTTGAAAGCCAGTGAGCGTAAAGCCATGGTCGAAAAAGTGCTGGAGCGCATGAGAATCAGCCATCGCCGGAAACATTTTCCTCAACAATTGTCAGGAGGACAGCAGCAACGTGTAGCCATTGCCCGTGCCGTGGTAGCTAATCCTAAGCTGATTTTGGCGGATGAGCCAACCGGTAACCTCGACTCGAAAAACGGTATGGAAGTGATGAATCTTCTTACTGAACTGAATCGTGAAGGAACTACGATTGTGATGGTGACTCACTCGTTGCATGACTCTGAATTTGCCCACCGCGTAGTGAATCTGTTCGACGGACAAATCATTACGGAAGAGGTAAAAAAGCAACTCGGAGAAGTGTTATTGTAA